From one Micromonospora siamensis genomic stretch:
- a CDS encoding DUF1349 domain-containing protein — MDEESGLRTVDWNAGTWSHPPVRVERAGDGGLLVEPAEGSDLWRHTSYGFVHDDGPGLLTPLPAGTAVEVSFRLDYAEQFDQAGVLVHVDERHWVKAGVEVSDGHPQLGAVVTREVSDWSVAPVPDWSGREVTIRASRAGDALTVRARVAGESWRLVRLAPLPPEADASAGPFCCSPTRGGLTVRFTGWRTGPADAELHPEG; from the coding sequence ATGGACGAGGAATCCGGCCTGCGGACGGTCGACTGGAACGCCGGCACCTGGTCGCACCCACCGGTCCGGGTGGAGCGCGCCGGGGACGGCGGGCTGCTGGTGGAGCCGGCCGAGGGCAGCGACCTGTGGCGGCACACGAGCTACGGCTTCGTGCACGACGACGGGCCGGGGCTGCTCACCCCGCTGCCCGCGGGGACGGCGGTCGAGGTGAGCTTCCGGCTGGACTACGCCGAACAGTTCGACCAGGCCGGCGTGCTGGTCCACGTCGACGAGCGGCACTGGGTCAAGGCGGGGGTCGAGGTCAGCGACGGACATCCGCAGCTGGGCGCGGTCGTCACCCGGGAGGTCTCGGACTGGTCGGTGGCGCCGGTGCCGGACTGGTCGGGACGGGAGGTGACCATCCGGGCCAGTCGGGCCGGGGACGCGCTCACCGTACGGGCCCGGGTGGCCGGTGAGTCGTGGCGGCTGGTCCGGCTCGCGCCGCTGCCGCCGGAGGCCGACGCCTCGGCCGGACCGTTCTGCTGCTCCCCCACCCGAGGTGGGCTGACGGTCCGCTTCACCGGTTGGCGCACCGGCCCGGCGGACGCG